A stretch of Vulpes vulpes isolate BD-2025 chromosome 4, VulVul3, whole genome shotgun sequence DNA encodes these proteins:
- the SOX30 gene encoding transcription factor SOX-30 isoform X2, which produces MERARPEPPPQPRQLPRTTPPRPLRPAPPQPPVEGASFRAAAAELPPSPPTPCAAAIATVASSCGEAQASGVQPAARRLLQVKPEQVLLLPPGPPLAQARDEGGVPSPAQARLLQLRPELLLLPPPPPPPPPASDGAPCRPDLHAAQPRALLVKAEKQEQGPGSEPSLSAGTRRPADGGPRASRAAKLEGPGPALDGRRGDQKKGRLEAEAVARDAPQGGEGKNLAAVREGVIKTEEPEGPREDCRPGGEPASNGLVHGSKEVILAQPSSAFGPHQQDLRIPLTLHAVPPGARIQFQGPPPSELIRLTKVPLTPVPIKMQSLLEPSVKIETKDVPLTVLPSDAGIPDTPFSKDRNGHVKRPMNAFMVWARIHRPALAKANPAANNAEISVQLGLEWNKLSEEQKKPYYDEAQKIKEKHREEFPGWVYQPRPGKRKRFPLSVSNVFSGTTQNIISTNPTTIYPYRSPTYSVVIPSLQNTITHPVARALIVGLPLAMEIFQVQCQNALVIMKTGTKNMRLCFQL; this is translated from the exons atggaGAGGGCCAGGCCGGAGCCGCCGCCCCAGCCGCGCCAACTGCCGCGGACGACCCCGCCGCGCCCGCTccgccctgctcctccccagccgCCGGTCGAGGGCGCCTCCTTTCGGGCTGCGGCCGCGGAGCTGCCGCCGTCGCCGCCTACCCCGTGCGCGGCCGCCATTGCGACCGTGGCCTCGTCGTGCGGGGAGGCCCAGGCGTCGGGGGTACAGCCCGCGGCACGGCGGCTGCTGCAGGTGAAGCCCGAGCAGGTGCTGCTGCTACCGCCGGGGCCACCGCTGGCCCAGGCCCGGGACGAAGGCGGCGTCCCCTCGCCCGCGCAGGCGCGGCTGCTGCAGCTGAGGCccgagctgctgctgctgccgccgccgccgccgccgccgccgcccgcgtcCGACGGCGCCCCCTGCAGACCCGACCTGCACGCGGCGCAGCCTCGGGCCCTGCTCGTCAAGGcggagaagcaggagcagggCCCCGGCTCGGAGCCGTCGCTGTCGGCGGGGACGCGGAGGCCTGCGGACGGGGGCCCTCGGGCCTCCAGGGCGGCCAAGCTGGAAGGCCCGGGGCCAGCTCTCGACGGCCGCCGGGGGGACCAGAAGAAGGGCAGGCTGGAGGCGGAGGCGGTCGCGAGGGACGCGCCGCAAGGCGGGGAAGGCAAAAACCTGGCGGCCGTCAGAGAAGGGGTCATCAAAACGGAGGAGCccgaggggccccgcgaggactGCAGACCGGGCGGGGAGCCCGCGTCCAATGGCCTGGTCCATGGCAGCAAGGAGGTCATCCTGGCCCAGCCGTCCAGCGCCTTTGGGCCCCACCAGCAAGATCTCAGGATCCCTCTGACTCTCCACGCGGTCCCCCCTGGGGCCCGGATCCAGTTTCAGGGACCTCCACCTTCAGAGCTGATACGGTTGACCAAGGTCCCCTTGACGCCAGTGCCTATTAAAATGCAATCTTTACTGGAGCCTTCTGTAAAAATTGAGACCAAAGATGTCCCGCTCACCGTGCTTCCCTCAGATGCAG GAATACCAGATACTCCCTTCAGTAAGGACAGAAATGGTCATGTGAAGCGACCCATGAATGCATTTATGGTTTGGGCAAGGATTCACCGGCCAGCACTAGCCAAAGCTAACCCAGCAGCCAACAATGCAGAAATCAGTGTCCAGCTCGGGTTAGAGTGGAACAAACTTagtgaagaacaaaagaaacccTATTATGATGAAGcacaaaagattaaagaaaagcaCAGAGAGGAGTTTCCTG GTTGGGTTTATCAACCTCGTCCAGGGAAGCGAAAACGCTTCCCTCTAAGTGTTTCCAATGTATTTTCTGGTACCACACAGAATATCATCTCTACAAATCCTACAACAATATATCCTTATCGCTCACCTACCTACTCTGTGGTAATTCCCAGCCTACAGAACACCATCACTCATCCAGTTG